A region from the Alkalispirochaeta americana genome encodes:
- a CDS encoding DUF1820 family protein: MPEYRIHFMWQEKLRTLKAKDLDMTHPYFVSLEDLVFPPPSSVIIGPDDDELRRTFGEARSIMLPFQSVQLIEVLQETGAGPSGKVIKFEKPEKNVPKEHTQEENDE, translated from the coding sequence GTGCCTGAATACAGAATTCATTTTATGTGGCAGGAGAAGCTTCGGACCCTGAAAGCAAAAGACCTGGACATGACACACCCCTATTTTGTTTCCCTGGAAGATCTTGTATTTCCACCTCCCAGCTCTGTCATCATTGGCCCTGACGACGACGAGTTGCGAAGAACCTTCGGAGAGGCCCGCAGCATCATGCTTCCCTTTCAGAGTGTCCAACTCATTGAAGTTCTCCAGGAAACAGGCGCCGGCCCTTCCGGGAAGGTCATCAAGTTCGAGAAACCAGAAAAGAACGTACCAAAAGAACATACGCAGGAAGAAAATGACGAATAA